The following coding sequences lie in one Glycine max cultivar Williams 82 chromosome 19, Glycine_max_v4.0, whole genome shotgun sequence genomic window:
- the LOC121174122 gene encoding uncharacterized protein, whose amino-acid sequence MMSTLLLVLWKDRVLLEVQILDNLMAIEDPQILVNEVVAIDNATNMSIHSAQLNSVEADAGTSASTAVPEFRQWYSVTSPVCDESTALESPETTLPYMQPSDSNWWPLPQVSSFSTRSLMVLC is encoded by the coding sequence ATGATGTCAACCCTGTTACTGGTTCTTTGGAAAGACAGAGTCCTATTAGAAGTACAGATATTAGACAATCTGATGGCAATTGAAGATCCTCAAATTTTAGTGAATGAAGTGGTTGCTATTGACAATGCTACGAATATGTCTATCCATTCTGCGCAGCTTAACAGTGTTGAGGCAGATGCCGGAACTTCTGCTAGTACTGCTGTTCCTGAGTTCAGACAGTGGTACAGTGTAACGAGTCCTGTATGTGATGAGTCAACTGCTCTGGAGTCTCCTGAGACTACCTTGCCATATATGCAACCATCGGATTCAAATTGGTGGCCATTGCCTCAGGTTAGTAGTTTTAGTACAAGAAGCCTTATGGTGCTTTGTTAG